The following are from one region of the Salvia splendens isolate huo1 chromosome 2, SspV2, whole genome shotgun sequence genome:
- the LOC121792311 gene encoding importin subunit alpha-2-like yields the protein MSLRPNARAELRRNRYKVAVDADEGRRRREDNMVEIRKSRREENLQKKRREGIQQFSVPLEATTGPEKKVQLENLPAMVQSVWTEDASQQLEATTQFRKLLSIERCPPIQEVIQAGVVPRFVQFLTREDFPQLQFEAAWALTNIASGTSEHTKVVMDHGAVPIFVKLLGSPSDDVREQAVWALGNVAGDSPTCRDLVLGYGALGPLLAQLNEHAKLSMLRNATWTLSNFCRGKPQPKFEQTSPALPILRQLIGSTDEEVLTDACWALSYLSDGSNDKIQAVIDSGVCPRLVELLLHPSPSVLIPALRTVGNIVTGDDMQTQFIISNGALPSLLNLLTGSYKKSIKKEACWTISNITAGNKGQIQAVIEANIIGPLVQLLLNAEFDVKKEAAWALSNATSGGTHEQIKYLVGQNCIKPLCDLLICPDPRIVTVCLEGLENILKAGEAEKNLGLTGAGDANLFAQMIDDAEGLEKIENLQSHDNNEIYEKAVKILETYWLEDDDEPAPPGDPAQPGFQFGGADVNVPAGGFNFN from the exons ATGTCGCTGAGGCCCAACGCTCGCGCGGAGCTCCGCCGCAACAGGTACAAGGTGGCCGTTGATGCAGACGAGGGCCGCCGCCGCAGGGAGGACAATATGGTCGAGATTCGCAAGAGCCGCCGCGAGGAGAATCTCCAGAAGAAGCGCCGCGAGGGCATCCAGCAGTTCTCCGTCCCCCTTGAAGCCACCACCGGCCCCGAGAAAAAG GTGCAATTAGAAAATCTACCAGCAATGGTTCAAAGTGTTTGGACTGAAGATGCAAGCCAACAACTTGAGGCGACGACTCAGTTTCGAAAATTGCTATCTATAG AGCGCTGCCCTCCTATCCAGGAGGTTATTCAAGCAGGTGTTGTTCCCCGCTTTGTTCAATTTTTGACAAGAGAGGACTTTCCACAACTTCAG TTTGAAGCAGCTTGGGCTCTGACAAATATTGCTTCTGGAACATCTGAACACACGAAGGTGGTAATGGATCACGGAGCAGTCCCAATATTTGTCAAGCTGCTTGGTTCTCCGAGTGATGATGTTCGGGAACAG GCAGTCTGGGCTCTGGGAAATGTGGCTGGTGACTCCCCCACATGCCGAGACCTTGTCCTTGGTTATGGAGCTTTGGGTCCTTTGCTAGCTCAGTTGAATGAACATGCCAAGCTGTCCATGCTCAGAAATGCTACCTGGACTTTATCAAATTTTTGCCGAGGCAAGCCACAGCCAAAGTTTGAACAG ACAAGCCCCGCTCTTCCAATTCTCAGACAACTTATAGGCTCAACTGATGAGGAAGTTTTGACTGATGCGTGCTGGGCTCTCTCTTATCTCTCGGATGGTAGCAATGACAAAATTCAAGCTGTGATAGACTCTGGAGTATGCCCTCGTTTAGTTGAGTTGTTGCT CCATCCATCTCCCTCTGTTCTTATCCCTGCTCTTCGCACAGTTGGCAATATTGTCACAGGTGATGATATGCAAACTCAG TTTATCATCAGCAATGGTGCATTACCCTCTCTTCTTAACCTCTTGACTGGTAGCTATAAGAAAAGCATTAAAAAGGAAGCTTGCTGGACTATTTCCAACATCACAGCTGGAAACAAAGGGCAAATTCAG GCTGTCATTGAAGCCAACATTATTGGACCACTTGTCCAATTGCTGCTAAATGCTGAATTTGATGTTAAAAAAGAGGCTGCATGGGCCTTGTCAAATGCCACGTCTGGTGGTACTCATGAACAAATAAA GTACCTTGTAGGTCAAAATTGTATTAAGCCTCTATGCGATCTGCTTATATGCCCTGACCCAAGGATCGTCACAGTATGTTTGGAAGGTCTTGAAAACATTCTGAAAGCAGGGGAAGCTGAGAAGAATTTAGGTCTAACAGGGGCAGGAGATGCCAACCTGTTTGCTCAAATGATTGATGATGCTGAAGGTCTTGAAAAAATCGAGAACTTGCAGAGTCATGACAACAATGAGATATATGAGAAGGCCGTGAAGATACTTGAGACATATTGgttggaggatgatgatgagcCAGCCCCACCGGGCGACCCAGCCCAGCCAGGGTTCCAATTCGGAGGGGCTGACGTCAATGTCCCGGCTGGTGGGTTCAACTTCAACTGA
- the LOC121792312 gene encoding probable protein disulfide-isomerase A6, with product MWRSSICFAALTLLLVASASAEDVVVLTEENFHKEVGKDRGALVEFYAPWCGHCKKLAPEFEKLGASFKKAKSVLIGKVDCDEHKSLCSKYGVSGYPTIQWFPKGSLEPKKYEGARTAETLAEYVNNEGGTNVKIAAVPSNVVVLTPANFNEVVLDEKKDVLVEFYAPWCGHCKSLAPIYEKVATAFNLEEDAVIANLDADAHKDLAEKYGITGFPTLKFFPKNNKAGEDYNGGRDVDDFVTFINEKCGTNRDAKGKLTSKAGIIEDLGSLVKEFMSTKGEEKKVVFKRLEEEAGKLKGSNARYGKIYVKAAKSCMDKGSDYSKNEILRLDRIIAKSISPNKADEFTLKKNILSTFA from the exons ATGTGGAGATCGTCGATCTGTTTCGCCGCCCTAACGCTGTTGTTGGTCGCTTCGGCCTCCGCCGAGGACGTCGTTGTTCTCACCGAGGAGAATTTCCACAAAGAGGTCGGCAAAGACCGCGGTGCTCTCGTCGAGTTCTACGCTCCCTG GTGTGGACACTGTAAGAAGCTTGCTCCTGAGTTTGAAAAGCTCGGTGCAAGTTTCAAGAAGGCAAAATCTGTTTTGATAGGAAAG GTTGATTGTGATGAGCATAAGAGCCTTTGCAGCAAGTATGGGGTTTCTGGGTATCCCACTATCCAATGGTTCCCTAAAGGTTCATTGGAGCCAAAAAA GTATGAAGGTGCAAGGACTGCTGAAACTCTTGCTGAGTATGTTAACAATGAAGGAG GTACCAATGTCAAGATTGCTGCAGTCCCTTCAAATGTTGTGGTTCTGACTCCTGCTAACTTCAATGAGGTTGTACTTGATGAGAAAAAGGATGTGCTAGTTGAGTTTTATGCACCCTG GTGCGGTCATTGCAAGAGCCTTGCTCCT ATCTATGAAAAGGTTGCAACAGCATTCAATCTGGAGGAAGATGCGGTCATTGCTAATCTTGATGCTGATGCACATAAGGATCTTGCAGAAAA GTATGGTATTACCGGTTTTCCTACATTGAAGTTCTTCCCTAAGAACAACAAGGCTGGTGAAGATTATAATGGTGGCAGAGATGTAGATGATTTTGTTACTTTCATTAATGAGAAGTGCGGAACGAACCGAGACGCGAAAGGAAAACTCACCTCCAAG GCTGGCATCATTGAGGACCTTGGAAGCTTGGTGAAGGAATTTATGAGTACAAAAGGCGAGGAGAAGAAAGTTGTATTCAAACGATTAGAAGAAGAAGCTGGGAAGCTGAAGGGTTCAAATGCAAG ATATGGGAAGATCTATGTGAAAGCTGCTAAGAGCTGCATGGACAAAGGTTCTGATTATTCAAAGAATGAAATCCTACGTTTGGACCGCATAATTGCTAAG TCAATCAGCCCAAATAAGGCCGACGAATTCACCCTAAAGAAGAATATCTTATCGACATTTGCTTAA